The following proteins are co-located in the Pseudomonas antarctica genome:
- a CDS encoding ATP-binding protein, whose product MSLRLRLTFKLGAAFVLIWVLAAAWMLNDLRNQMMFSLDQRLVASARMVAGLTEQMPGLASVSAGTHLRTEQLNVPGGMACQVSSLRGEILARSHMTPDEGLESRKSGFRDQVIDGVSWRSFTLSRGDLLITTADRQVEREALNLSILLAASVPVGVALLGCLCLLWLGIGQSLLPLNRMRDALMRRSADSLEPLQIHPLPSELKPLLDTQNQLLQRIAKTIERERRLTGDAAHELRSPLTAIKTHLQVARMTEGAARDQSLAHAEEGADRLHRTLEQLLLLARVEGSLSFDDGLQSSAEQVARLAIQDANAGDNRRIDLVLAENLTQTPVEMPVALAVAALRNLLDNALRHTPGDTRVELNVFTTADTVVFRVRDHGKQISSEDLQYLTQRFWRNGSSEGCGLGLAIVQAIVQRCSCSLKFDSQPDGLRVDLGMPLRR is encoded by the coding sequence ATGAGCCTGCGCCTGCGCCTGACGTTCAAGCTGGGCGCTGCTTTTGTGCTGATCTGGGTACTGGCGGCGGCCTGGATGCTCAACGATCTGCGTAACCAGATGATGTTTTCGCTCGACCAGCGCCTGGTGGCGTCGGCGCGTATGGTGGCGGGGCTGACCGAGCAGATGCCGGGCCTGGCCAGTGTGAGCGCGGGTACGCATTTGCGCACCGAGCAACTGAACGTGCCGGGCGGCATGGCCTGCCAGGTCAGCTCCCTGCGTGGGGAAATCCTCGCACGCAGTCACATGACCCCGGATGAAGGCCTTGAGTCGCGCAAGAGTGGCTTTCGCGATCAGGTGATCGACGGCGTAAGCTGGCGCAGTTTCACCCTGTCCCGTGGCGACTTGCTGATCACCACCGCCGACCGCCAGGTGGAGCGCGAGGCGTTGAACCTGTCGATATTGCTGGCCGCTTCGGTGCCGGTGGGTGTGGCGCTGCTGGGCTGCCTGTGCCTGCTGTGGCTGGGCATCGGCCAAAGCCTGTTGCCGCTCAACCGCATGCGCGATGCGCTGATGCGCCGCAGTGCTGATTCCCTCGAACCGCTGCAGATTCACCCGTTGCCCAGCGAGTTGAAACCACTGCTCGATACCCAGAACCAACTGTTGCAACGCATCGCCAAGACCATCGAGCGTGAGCGCCGCCTCACCGGCGACGCCGCCCACGAACTGCGCAGCCCGCTGACGGCGATCAAGACCCACCTGCAAGTGGCGCGCATGACCGAAGGCGCGGCGCGCGACCAGTCCCTGGCCCATGCCGAAGAAGGCGCCGACCGCTTGCATCGTACGTTGGAGCAATTGCTGCTGTTGGCGAGGGTGGAGGGCAGCCTGTCGTTCGACGACGGCCTGCAATCGAGTGCCGAACAAGTCGCGCGGTTGGCGATCCAGGATGCGAATGCCGGCGACAATCGGCGCATCGATCTGGTCCTGGCGGAGAACCTCACGCAAACCCCGGTGGAAATGCCGGTAGCCTTGGCCGTTGCAGCCCTGCGCAATTTGTTGGACAACGCTTTGCGCCATACCCCGGGCGACACCCGTGTGGAGTTGAATGTGTTCACCACGGCCGACACAGTAGTGTTCCGCGTGCGTGACCACGGCAAGCAAATCTCCAGCGAAGACCTGCAATACCTGACCCAACGCTTCTGGCGCAATGGCAGCAGCGAAGGCTGCGGCCTGGGGCTGGCGATCGTTCAGGCGATCGTGCAACGCTGCTCTTGCTCCTTGAAGTTCGACAGCCAGCCGGATGGTCTGCGGGTCGACCTGGGCATGCCATTACGGCGCTGA
- a CDS encoding response regulator transcription factor — protein sequence MHVLVCEDDELIASGIVAGLGAQGFTVERVATAAAARAMLKAANFDIMVLDLGLPDEDGLKLLQQQRSQGLEIPVLILTARDSVTNRVDGLQAGADDYLLKPFDLRELAARLQTLLRRVAGRRVNLIEHGHLAYDPSSRETFLAGQPVDLSRREQALLQALLHNKGRVLSSEQLKDSVYGFNDELESNALNVHIHHLRRKLGNGIVETVRGLGYRLGTADGGVADEGDNAS from the coding sequence ATGCACGTACTGGTCTGTGAAGACGACGAACTGATCGCCAGCGGCATCGTGGCCGGGCTCGGTGCCCAGGGCTTTACCGTCGAGCGCGTGGCCACGGCCGCTGCCGCACGCGCGATGCTCAAGGCGGCCAACTTCGACATCATGGTGCTCGACCTTGGCTTGCCCGACGAAGACGGCCTCAAGTTGCTGCAACAACAGCGCAGCCAGGGCCTGGAAATTCCGGTGCTGATCCTCACGGCGCGCGATTCGGTGACCAACCGTGTCGATGGCCTGCAGGCCGGTGCCGACGACTACCTGCTCAAACCCTTTGACCTGCGCGAACTTGCCGCACGCCTGCAAACCCTGCTGCGGCGAGTAGCAGGGCGCCGGGTTAACCTGATCGAACACGGTCATCTGGCCTACGACCCCAGCAGTCGCGAAACCTTCCTGGCCGGCCAGCCGGTAGACCTCTCCCGTCGCGAGCAAGCGCTGTTGCAGGCCCTGCTGCATAACAAAGGCCGGGTGCTCTCCAGCGAGCAGCTCAAGGACAGTGTCTACGGCTTCAACGACGAACTGGAAAGTAACGCCCTCAACGTGCACATCCACCACCTGCGACGCAAATTGGGCAACGGCATCGTCGAGACCGTGCGCGGCCTCGGTTATCGCCTGGGTACGGCGGATGGTGGTGTGGCTGACGAAGGAGACAACGCTTCGTGA
- the dsbD gene encoding protein-disulfide reductase DsbD: MRYLFTFLLVLFAGFAQAAPGNPFETKPDFLPVGKAFTFTSERLETGETQLYWQIADGYYLYQQRMKFDGLAEKPVLPQGEAHSDEFFGEQQVYRQGLEVKIPAGATGQVKLGWQGCADAGLCYPPQSITVDLGGTPAIAGTAQVQAQGQAQDQSLASGLQQRSLGWSLLVFFGLGLLLAFAPCSLPMLPILAGLVVGSGASPRRGFALASSYVVCMALVYAALGVMAALLGGNLAALLQTPWILGSFAALFVLLALPMFGFFELQLPAFVRDRLDNVSRQQSGGSLVGAGILGALSGLLVGPCMTAPLAGALLYIAQSGNALHGGLILFAMGIGIGIPLLLLVTVGNRFLPKPGSWMDVLKGVFGFLFLGTAVLMIRPVVGESLWIGLWGALALVMAYCGWTLAREYGLAAKVFGAGSLVLGLWGAVLMVGAAGGSDDLWQPLKVYSGSTVAAAPSAHDAFMTISDPTVLQSQLDSAKAQGQWVLVDYYADWCVSCKIMEKQVFGKPEVMAALKDVRLLRLDVTADNAASRELLGRYKVPGPPSFVWIGPDGEERRAQRITGEVDAAAFLQRWTQTRDAR, from the coding sequence ATGCGGTATCTGTTTACCTTTCTGCTGGTGTTGTTTGCAGGGTTCGCCCAGGCCGCGCCGGGCAATCCCTTCGAGACCAAACCCGATTTCCTCCCGGTGGGCAAGGCCTTCACCTTTACCTCCGAGCGCCTGGAAACCGGCGAGACCCAGCTGTATTGGCAGATTGCCGACGGTTATTACCTGTACCAGCAGCGCATGAAGTTCGACGGCCTGGCTGAAAAACCGGTATTGCCCCAGGGTGAAGCCCATAGCGATGAGTTCTTCGGCGAGCAGCAAGTGTATCGCCAAGGCCTGGAAGTGAAGATCCCCGCCGGTGCCACCGGCCAGGTCAAGCTGGGCTGGCAGGGTTGCGCCGATGCGGGCCTGTGCTACCCGCCACAGTCGATTACCGTGGATCTGGGCGGCACCCCGGCCATAGCGGGCACTGCGCAAGTGCAGGCCCAAGGCCAAGCCCAGGATCAAAGCCTGGCCAGCGGCCTGCAACAGCGCAGCCTGGGTTGGAGCCTGCTGGTGTTCTTTGGCTTGGGCTTGCTGCTGGCGTTTGCCCCTTGTTCGTTGCCGATGTTGCCGATCCTCGCAGGGCTGGTGGTGGGCAGTGGCGCCAGCCCGCGTCGCGGTTTTGCCCTGGCCAGCAGCTACGTGGTGTGCATGGCCCTGGTGTATGCGGCGCTTGGCGTAATGGCCGCGTTGCTGGGCGGCAACCTCGCAGCACTGCTGCAAACGCCCTGGATTCTCGGCAGTTTCGCCGCGCTGTTTGTGCTCCTCGCCCTGCCCATGTTTGGTTTCTTTGAACTGCAACTGCCAGCCTTTGTGCGTGATCGCCTGGACAATGTCAGCCGCCAGCAAAGCGGCGGCAGCCTGGTAGGTGCCGGCATTCTTGGCGCACTGTCCGGCCTGTTGGTGGGGCCGTGCATGACCGCGCCACTGGCCGGCGCCCTGCTGTATATCGCCCAGAGCGGCAATGCGCTGCACGGTGGTTTGATCCTGTTCGCCATGGGCATCGGCATCGGTATTCCACTGTTGTTGCTGGTCACCGTGGGCAACCGCTTCCTGCCTAAACCGGGCAGCTGGATGGACGTGCTCAAAGGCGTTTTCGGTTTCCTGTTCCTCGGCACTGCGGTGCTGATGATTCGCCCGGTGGTCGGCGAAAGCCTGTGGATTGGCCTGTGGGGCGCATTGGCGCTGGTGATGGCTTACTGCGGCTGGACACTGGCCCGCGAGTACGGCCTGGCGGCCAAAGTGTTCGGCGCCGGTTCCCTGGTGCTGGGCCTGTGGGGCGCAGTGCTGATGGTGGGCGCGGCCGGTGGCAGTGACGACCTGTGGCAACCGTTGAAGGTCTACAGCGGATCAACAGTGGCGGCTGCGCCGAGCGCCCACGACGCCTTCATGACCATCAGCGACCCGACTGTGCTGCAAAGCCAACTCGACAGCGCCAAAGCCCAGGGCCAATGGGTGCTGGTGGACTACTACGCCGACTGGTGCGTGTCGTGCAAGATCATGGAAAAACAAGTGTTCGGCAAACCCGAAGTGATGGCCGCGCTGAAAGACGTGCGCCTGCTGCGCCTGGACGTCACCGCCGACAACGCCGCCAGCCGCGAACTGCTCGGCCGCTACAAGGTGCCAGGGCCACCGAGCTTCGTGTGGATCGGCCCGGACGGTGAAGAACGCCGCGCACAACGCATCACCGGCGAAGTGGATGCCGCCGCCTTCCTGCAACGCTGGACGCAAACCCGAGACGCACGCTGA
- a CDS encoding TlpA disulfide reductase family protein, with the protein MLTLTIGTFAIALNHILLISALILATLVGWRVAKRGGENPESVLFSLFLLGMLVARVSFVLMYWSDYSRDPLQMVDLRDGGFLAWPGVIALVLGALLYGWRRPALRKPLSAGVITGLVFWGLTSVSLSLYDKGAQLPDITLRNANGDVVQLADYKGGPLVINLWATWCPPCRREMPVLERAQHQRPDVTFLFVNQAESMQSVSTFLATQGLTLDNVLFDASGRLGQAVGSMALPTTLFYQADGRLINSHLGELSQASLARAMEPFDTAPAATRKPTCLDSATC; encoded by the coding sequence ATGCTGACCCTGACCATCGGCACCTTCGCCATCGCCCTGAATCACATCCTGCTGATCAGCGCGCTGATTCTCGCCACGCTGGTGGGCTGGCGCGTGGCCAAGCGTGGCGGTGAAAACCCGGAATCGGTGCTGTTCAGCCTGTTTCTGCTGGGCATGCTGGTCGCCCGCGTCAGTTTTGTACTGATGTATTGGAGCGATTACAGCCGCGACCCATTGCAGATGGTTGACCTGCGCGACGGCGGTTTTCTCGCCTGGCCCGGCGTGATCGCACTGGTGCTGGGTGCCCTGTTGTACGGCTGGCGCCGCCCGGCCTTGCGCAAACCGTTAAGCGCCGGTGTGATCACCGGGCTGGTGTTCTGGGGCCTGACCAGCGTGTCCCTGAGCCTTTACGACAAAGGCGCGCAACTGCCGGATATCACCCTGCGCAATGCCAATGGCGACGTGGTGCAACTGGCCGATTACAAAGGCGGCCCACTGGTGATCAACCTCTGGGCCACCTGGTGCCCACCGTGCCGCCGGGAAATGCCGGTGCTGGAGCGCGCGCAGCATCAACGGCCGGACGTGACCTTCCTGTTCGTCAACCAGGCCGAAAGCATGCAAAGCGTCAGCACCTTCCTCGCCACCCAAGGCCTGACCCTCGACAACGTGCTGTTTGACGCCAGCGGCCGGCTCGGCCAGGCCGTGGGCAGCATGGCGTTGCCGACCACCCTGTTCTACCAAGCCGATGGGCGCCTGATCAACAGCCACTTGGGCGAATTGTCCCAGGCCAGCCTGGCCCGCGCCATGGAACCCTTCGACACTGCCCCTGCCGCCACAAGGAAACCGACATGCCTCGACTCCGCCACCTGCTGA
- the dsbG gene encoding thiol:disulfide interchange protein DsbG, which produces MPRLRHLLTLLPLTLAATLAQAEDWPAPIKQIEAKGAKILGKFDAPSGLTGYAAQYQNRGMALYLTADGKSVIAGNLYDAEGKDLSSAPLEKLVYAPMAKEVWGKMENSSWIQDGDKNAPRIVYLFSDPNCPYCNMFWEQARPWVKAGKVQLRHIMVGIIREDSPGKSAALFAAKDPQKALEEHEAAGKGSKLQALDKIPADIEAKLDANMKLMEELELSATPAIFYLDDKGGLQQQQGAPSPDKLAKILGPK; this is translated from the coding sequence ATGCCTCGACTCCGCCACCTGCTGACCCTGCTGCCGCTGACGCTCGCGGCCACCCTGGCCCAGGCCGAAGACTGGCCTGCACCGATCAAGCAGATTGAAGCCAAGGGCGCCAAGATCCTCGGCAAGTTCGACGCACCCAGCGGGCTCACCGGCTACGCCGCGCAGTACCAGAACCGCGGCATGGCCCTGTACCTGACTGCCGACGGCAAAAGCGTGATCGCCGGCAACCTGTACGACGCCGAAGGCAAAGACCTGAGCAGCGCGCCCCTGGAAAAACTGGTGTACGCGCCGATGGCCAAGGAAGTCTGGGGCAAAATGGAAAACAGCAGCTGGATTCAGGACGGCGATAAAAACGCGCCACGTATCGTCTACCTGTTCAGCGACCCCAACTGCCCGTACTGCAACATGTTCTGGGAACAGGCACGGCCGTGGGTAAAAGCCGGCAAGGTACAGTTGCGCCACATCATGGTCGGTATTATCCGCGAAGACAGCCCAGGCAAGTCGGCCGCCCTGTTCGCCGCCAAAGACCCGCAGAAAGCCCTGGAAGAACATGAAGCCGCCGGCAAAGGCAGCAAATTGCAGGCGCTGGACAAGATTCCGGCGGATATCGAAGCCAAGCTCGATGCCAACATGAAGTTGATGGAAGAGCTGGAATTGTCGGCAACGCCAGCGATTTTCTATCTGGATGACAAGGGCGGCTTGCAGCAACAGCAAGGCGCGCCATCGCCGGACAAGCTGGCGAAGATTCTGGGGCCGAAGTAA
- a CDS encoding lytic polysaccharide monooxygenase auxiliary activity family 9 protein has translation MNKPQTQTPLRHGRVTSPSSRGAVAVDLGLLATWQVNEMEGGKNFPALIAGPFPAPYQTDSDSVTPPADGFILSGGKTDARDCINFTNEEMAKKLNRAFTWPLLNVDPGQTFKVTWEYTAPHTTRGYRWLITKDGWDPKQRITRAQLEPQPFAEDFYTQVPYFSHPGELKAKVNHEVKLPANKKGKHVIVLMWIVANTGNAFYQAFDVDFK, from the coding sequence ATGAATAAACCACAAACCCAGACACCTCTTCGCCATGGTCGTGTCACATCCCCTTCCAGCCGTGGCGCAGTCGCCGTGGATCTCGGCCTGCTGGCTACCTGGCAAGTCAATGAAATGGAAGGCGGCAAGAACTTTCCGGCACTGATTGCCGGTCCGTTCCCGGCGCCTTATCAAACCGACAGTGACAGCGTCACCCCACCAGCCGACGGCTTCATCCTCAGCGGCGGCAAGACCGATGCCCGTGACTGCATCAACTTCACCAACGAGGAAATGGCCAAGAAACTCAACCGCGCCTTCACCTGGCCGCTGCTCAATGTCGACCCGGGTCAGACCTTCAAGGTCACCTGGGAATACACCGCACCGCACACCACCCGTGGCTATCGTTGGCTGATCACCAAGGATGGCTGGGATCCGAAACAGCGCATCACCCGCGCACAACTGGAACCCCAGCCGTTCGCCGAAGACTTCTATACCCAGGTGCCGTACTTCAGTCATCCAGGTGAACTGAAGGCCAAGGTCAATCACGAAGTGAAACTGCCGGCCAACAAAAAGGGCAAGCATGTGATCGTGTTGATGTGGATCGTCGCCAACACCGGCAACGCTTTCTATCAAGCCTTCGACGTGGACTTCAAATAA